Proteins encoded together in one Streptomyces sp. TLI_171 window:
- a CDS encoding type II toxin-antitoxin system VapB family antitoxin, with protein MIFKRIGNGRPYPDHGRTSTRQWADVAPRPVRLDQLVTTKGQLDLETLLAEDSTFYGDLFAHVVKWRGDLYLEDGLHRAVRAALQQRQVLHARVLEMD; from the coding sequence GTGATCTTCAAGCGCATCGGCAACGGACGGCCGTACCCGGATCACGGCCGGACCAGCACCCGCCAATGGGCGGACGTCGCGCCGCGTCCGGTGCGGCTGGACCAGTTGGTGACCACCAAGGGTCAGTTGGACCTGGAGACCCTCCTCGCGGAGGACTCCACCTTCTACGGGGACCTGTTCGCCCACGTGGTGAAGTGGCGTGGCGACCTGTACCTGGAGGACGGGCTGCACCGGGCCGTTCGAGCCGCACTCCAACAGCGGCAGGTCCTGCACGCCCGCGTGCTGGAGATGGACTGA
- a CDS encoding LytR C-terminal domain-containing protein, whose product MSMLTPRGLKGKQYRVTGNAYPRLGRPTRRGRRVALALGGVLILGLVSVGGVQLYDVFTGKTKHAGAQACAGVSGKPLAAPENSAAASTSPSAAGSPAASGAPAPAPSNTAVPQPAAVTVNVYNATDKAGLAARTADELRKRGFVVGKVGNAPAALDKKVPGAAQVVSGPGGLGAATLLVSQVATATSTEDTRADATVDLVIGDTFTALADPTQAAAALAELTKPSPTPEPGHC is encoded by the coding sequence ATGAGCATGTTGACTCCCCGGGGTTTGAAGGGGAAGCAGTACCGGGTCACCGGCAACGCCTATCCCCGACTCGGGCGCCCCACCCGCCGCGGCCGCAGGGTCGCGCTCGCGCTGGGCGGCGTACTGATCCTCGGACTGGTCTCGGTCGGCGGCGTCCAGCTGTACGACGTCTTCACCGGGAAGACCAAGCACGCCGGCGCGCAGGCGTGCGCCGGCGTCTCCGGCAAGCCGCTGGCCGCCCCGGAGAACAGTGCGGCCGCGAGCACCTCCCCGTCCGCCGCCGGCTCGCCGGCCGCGTCGGGGGCGCCCGCGCCGGCCCCCAGCAACACCGCCGTGCCGCAGCCCGCCGCGGTGACGGTCAACGTCTACAACGCCACCGACAAGGCCGGCCTGGCGGCCCGCACCGCCGACGAGCTCAGGAAGCGCGGCTTCGTGGTCGGCAAGGTCGGGAACGCGCCGGCCGCGCTCGACAAGAAGGTGCCCGGCGCCGCGCAGGTGGTGAGCGGCCCCGGCGGGCTCGGCGCGGCCACCCTGCTGGTCTCCCAGGTCGCCACCGCCACCAGCACCGAGGACACCCGCGCCGACGCCACCGTCGACCTGGTCATCGGCGACACCTTCACCGCCCTCGCCGACCCGACCCAGGCCGCGGCCGCGCTCGCCGAACTCACCAAGCCCTCCCCCACCCCGGAGCCCGGCCACTGCTGA